In the genome of Streptococcus oralis, one region contains:
- a CDS encoding pneumococcal-type histidine triad protein, whose product MKINKKYLAGSAAALILSVCSYELGLYQARIVKENNRVSYVDGKQAAQKTENLTPDEVSKKEGINAEQIVIKITDQGYVTSHGDHYHYYNGKVPYDAIISEELLMKDPNYQLKDEDIVSEIKGGYVIKVDEKYYVYLKDAAHADNVRTKEEINRQKQEHSQHREGGTSANDGAVALARSQGRYTTDDGYIFNASDIIEDTGDAYIVPHGNHYHYIPKSELSASELAAAEAFLSGRSGQSNTATYRRTNNNSTSSDVDRWTPSYNNHGSGYTNTNTANNSSDDSQASQSDEDIDSLLKQLYALPLSQRHVESDGLVFDPAQITSRTARGVAVPHGDHYHFIPYSQMSESEERIARIIPLQYSSNHRVPDSRPEQPSPQPTPEPSPSPQPAPTPSNPIDEKLIKQAIRKVANGYVFEENGISRYIPAKELSAETAAAIDSKLDKQESLSHKLGAKKTNLPSGDQGFYNKAYDLLARVHQDLLDNKGRQADFDTLDKLLERLNNASSDKIKLVDDILAFLAPIRHPERLGKPNAQIAYTDDEIQVAKLAGKYTTEDGYIFDPRDITSDEGDAYVTPHMTHSHWIKKDSLSEAERAAAQVYAKEKGLTPPSTDHQNPGNTEAKGAEAIYNRVKAAKKVPLDRMPYNLQHTVEVKNGSLIIPHYDHYHNIKFEWFDEGLYEAPKGYSLEDLFATVKYYVEHPNERPHSDSGWGNASDHVQRNQNGQADTNQTEKPSEEKPRTDKPEEEKPREEKPQSEKPESPKPTEKPEEESPEEPEEPQVETEKVEAKLREAEELLAKIQDPIIKSNAKETLTGLKNNLLFGAQDNNTIMAEAEKLLALLKESK is encoded by the coding sequence ATGAAAATTAATAAAAAATATCTAGCAGGTTCTGCGGCAGCCTTGATTTTAAGTGTTTGTTCTTATGAGTTGGGATTGTATCAAGCTAGAATAGTCAAGGAAAATAATCGTGTGTCTTACGTTGATGGAAAACAAGCAGCGCAAAAAACGGAGAATCTAACTCCTGATGAGGTTAGTAAAAAAGAAGGCATCAATGCCGAACAAATCGTCATCAAGATAACTGATCAAGGTTATGTCACTTCACATGGAGACCACTATCATTATTACAATGGGAAGGTCCCTTATGATGCTATCATCAGTGAAGAGTTGCTGATGAAGGATCCAAACTACCAGCTCAAGGACGAAGATATTGTCAGTGAAATCAAGGGTGGTTATGTAATCAAGGTGGACGAAAAATACTATGTTTACCTTAAGGATGCAGCCCATGCGGATAATGTCCGTACAAAAGAAGAAATCAATCGGCAAAAACAAGAGCATAGTCAGCATCGTGAAGGAGGAACTTCAGCAAACGATGGTGCGGTAGCCTTGGCACGTTCACAGGGACGCTACACCACAGATGATGGTTATATCTTTAATGCCTCTGATATCATTGAAGATACTGGCGATGCTTATATCGTTCCTCATGGCAACCATTACCATTACATTCCTAAGAGTGAGTTATCAGCCAGCGAATTGGCTGCCGCAGAAGCCTTTCTATCTGGTAGAAGTGGTCAATCAAACACTGCTACTTATCGCCGTACCAACAACAACAGTACCAGCAGCGATGTAGATAGATGGACCCCATCCTATAATAATCACGGCAGTGGCTATACGAACACGAACACAGCTAACAACAGTAGCGACGATAGCCAAGCAAGTCAAAGTGATGAGGATATTGATAGCCTTCTGAAACAACTTTATGCCTTGCCACTCAGCCAACGACATGTCGAATCTGATGGCCTTGTTTTTGATCCAGCACAAATTACAAGTCGAACAGCTAGAGGTGTAGCTGTACCTCATGGCGATCATTACCACTTCATCCCTTACTCTCAAATGTCTGAATCGGAAGAACGAATCGCTCGTATTATTCCTCTACAGTACAGTTCGAACCATAGGGTGCCGGATTCAAGGCCAGAACAACCAAGTCCACAACCGACTCCGGAACCTAGTCCAAGCCCGCAACCTGCACCAACTCCAAGCAATCCAATTGATGAAAAATTGATTAAACAGGCGATTCGAAAAGTAGCCAATGGCTATGTATTTGAGGAGAATGGAATCTCTCGTTATATTCCTGCCAAGGAACTTTCAGCAGAAACTGCTGCAGCCATTGATAGTAAACTAGACAAGCAAGAAAGTTTGTCTCATAAACTCGGAGCTAAGAAAACCAACCTCCCATCTGGTGATCAAGGATTTTACAATAAGGCTTATGATTTACTAGCAAGAGTTCATCAAGACTTACTTGATAATAAAGGGCGCCAAGCTGATTTTGACACTTTGGATAAACTGTTGGAACGTCTCAATAATGCCTCAAGTGATAAAATCAAGTTGGTGGATGATATCCTGGCCTTCCTAGCACCGATTCGTCATCCAGAACGTTTAGGAAAACCAAATGCGCAAATTGCCTACACTGATGATGAGATTCAGGTAGCCAAGTTGGCAGGCAAGTATACAACAGAAGATGGCTATATCTTTGATCCTCGTGATATCACCAGTGATGAGGGGGATGCCTATGTAACTCCGCATATGACCCATAGTCATTGGATTAAGAAAGATAGTTTGTCTGAAGCCGAAAGAGCGGCAGCCCAGGTTTATGCTAAAGAGAAAGGTTTGACTCCTCCTTCAACAGACCATCAGAATCCAGGAAATACTGAAGCTAAAGGAGCAGAAGCTATCTACAACCGCGTGAAAGCAGCTAAGAAGGTGCCCCTTGATCGTATGCCTTATAATCTCCAACATACTGTGGAAGTCAAAAACGGTAGTTTAATCATACCTCATTATGACCATTACCATAACATCAAATTTGAGTGGTTTGACGAAGGACTTTATGAGGCACCTAAGGGTTATAGTCTAGAAGATCTCTTTGCGACTGTCAAGTACTATGTCGAACATCCAAACGAACGTCCGCATTCAGATAGTGGTTGGGGAAATGCAAGTGACCATGTTCAAAGAAACCAAAACGGTCAAGCTGATACCAATCAAACGGAAAAACCATCAGAGGAGAAACCTCGGACAGACAAACCTGAGGAAGAAAAACCTCGCGAAGAGAAGCCTCAAAGTGAGAAACCAGAATCTCCAAAACCAACTGAGAAGCCGGAGGAAGAATCACCAGAGGAACCAGAAGAACCTCAGGTCGAGACTGAAAAGGTTGAAGCGAAGTTGAGAGAGGCTGAAGAGCTACTTGCAAAGATCCAAGACCCCATTATCAAGTCCAATGCCAAAGAAACTCTCACTGGCTTAAAAAATAACCTGCTATTTGGTGCTCAGGATAACAATACCATTATGGCTGAAGCTGAAAAGTTGTTGGCTTTATTAAAGGAGAGTAAGTAA
- a CDS encoding metal ABC transporter substrate-binding protein yields the protein MKKRTFLLLMASLLVLVLGACSQKEKQESKGMKIVTSFYPIYAMVKEVSGDLNDVRMIQSSSGIHSFEPSANDIAAIYDADVFVYHSHTLESWAGSLDPNLKNSKVKVLEASEGMTLERVPGLEDVEAGDGIDEKTLYDPHTWLDPEKAGEEAQIIADKLSEIDSANKEAYQKNAKNFIAKAQELTKKYQPIFEKASQKTFVTQHTAFSYLAKRFGLKQLGIAGISPEQEPSPRQLTEIQEFVKTYKVKTIFTESNASSKVAETLVKSTGVSLKTLNPLEADPENDKTYLENLEENMNVLAEELK from the coding sequence ATGAAAAAAAGAACATTCCTATTATTAATGGCAAGTCTGTTGGTTCTTGTTTTAGGAGCATGTAGCCAAAAAGAAAAACAAGAATCAAAAGGGATGAAGATTGTAACAAGTTTTTATCCAATCTATGCCATGGTCAAAGAGGTATCGGGGGACTTGAATGATGTACGGATGATTCAGTCAAGTAGTGGGATTCACTCCTTTGAACCGTCAGCAAATGACATTGCTGCCATTTATGATGCGGATGTCTTTGTCTACCATTCTCATACGCTCGAATCTTGGGCTGGAAGTCTAGATCCTAACTTGAAAAATTCAAAAGTTAAAGTTTTAGAAGCTTCTGAAGGAATGACGTTGGAGCGTGTACCAGGTTTGGAAGATGTTGAAGCTGGTGACGGTATTGATGAAAAAACACTCTACGACCCTCACACTTGGTTAGATCCAGAAAAAGCAGGTGAAGAGGCACAGATTATCGCTGACAAACTTTCGGAGATTGACAGTGCCAATAAGGAAGCGTATCAAAAGAATGCCAAAAACTTTATCGCTAAAGCCCAAGAATTGACTAAGAAGTACCAGCCTATTTTTGAAAAAGCGAGTCAAAAGACTTTTGTTACACAACACACAGCCTTTTCTTATCTCGCTAAACGCTTTGGATTGAAACAACTTGGTATAGCAGGGATTTCCCCTGAACAAGAACCAAGTCCGAGACAACTAACAGAAATTCAGGAATTCGTTAAGACCTATAAGGTTAAAACCATCTTTACTGAGAGCAATGCTTCTTCTAAAGTCGCTGAGACCTTGGTCAAATCAACGGGAGTTAGTCTAAAGACACTCAATCCTTTGGAAGCAGATCCCGAAAATGACAAAACCTACTTAGAAAATCTAGAAGAAAATATGAATGTTCTTGCAGAAGAATTAAAATGA
- a CDS encoding pneumococcal-type histidine triad protein: MKKKYLAAGSALVLSLSLCIYALNQHQVKGNKDNNRVSYVDGKQDTQKTETQTPDQVSKKEDIQAEQIVVKITDQGYVTSHGDHFHYYNGKVPFDAIFSEELLMKDANYQLKDADIVNEIKGGYIIKVDGKYYVYLKDAAHADNVRTKDEIERQKQGHTHDAPTSNSAVALAQSQGRYTTDDGYIFNPSDIIEDTGDAYIVPHVGHYHYIPKSSLSASELAAAQAYLSGTRNQPSVTDYRPTPNATSQTTNLSQEESLQSLLQQLYALPRTQRYAESDGLIFDPAKISSRTPSGVAIPHGNHYHFIPYTKLSALEEKIARMIPLSSDSGQPTPLENPSKPAEHPAQQDHHDQDGDYGSQDTNHEDHDHDGEEHEHHHGEEHDHGFAADRVISEDEQGFVVSHGDHAHYFFKKDLTAAQIKAAQSRLKENHQSQHVQPLAKTVESFSRDASDEEKIKYISQTYGVPLEAIRISNGFFVFGNPDQAYDPTHIHPYAVRKEHVRIPLQTGNPELDFLNELYTTALRDGVSPYSLQVESGSFVIPHGDHNHYIKVQTKGYEVALKNKIPALQSTYQPGAFDEQTVLSKVDQLLADSRSLYKDQPIMQRRVELALGQFTENMKKLATNSTGGYLAALDLFDKQYIHVDQSVAPVETSPLDKKYQALVDKINTLDTDTYGLPKKDLLVHLQEAKLAQDETELAAIEAKLQALQDFQDRTGVTTVEYIKYFYEHVSDGRLREELRNRVAKLTWELYQSQSFLKATDLNKLFPTIYQTKLEVEEALKEEPVSTKAGKTILDTEKVDSQTAKTAIYEFLKELYGDFMPEERVSHVKKEEVNALLTKAAQLLARVKEDGVKQSLAEEAANIKAATEKENADLDEAKTQLEDLLNRIAATIQREKKEAEQDPQTVIIYQKLYNVLLSLHKYLEDNKGSDADFERVDGLFDQLAAKSSDKEGLLTLAKEIISLNQELRSKASETDSQSKSEKDSETVASQPTEKQAQSESEPSTQPNE; this comes from the coding sequence ATGAAGAAGAAATACCTTGCAGCAGGATCGGCTCTTGTCCTTTCCCTAAGTCTTTGCATCTATGCATTGAACCAACACCAGGTGAAAGGAAACAAAGATAATAACCGTGTGTCTTATGTCGATGGGAAGCAAGACACTCAAAAAACAGAGACCCAGACACCAGACCAAGTTAGCAAAAAAGAAGACATTCAGGCTGAACAAATTGTCGTGAAAATCACCGATCAAGGTTATGTGACTTCGCACGGTGATCACTTCCATTATTACAATGGTAAAGTTCCTTTTGACGCGATTTTCAGCGAAGAACTGTTGATGAAAGATGCCAATTATCAACTGAAAGATGCTGATATTGTCAACGAAATCAAAGGTGGCTACATTATCAAGGTGGATGGCAAGTATTATGTCTACCTTAAAGATGCGGCTCATGCTGATAATGTTCGTACGAAGGACGAAATTGAGCGCCAAAAACAAGGTCATACTCATGATGCACCAACTTCTAACAGTGCAGTGGCGCTTGCTCAATCTCAAGGTCGTTATACTACAGATGATGGCTACATCTTTAATCCGTCTGATATTATAGAGGATACTGGAGATGCTTATATTGTCCCTCATGTTGGACATTATCACTACATTCCTAAGAGTTCCTTGTCTGCTAGCGAATTGGCTGCTGCCCAAGCCTACCTCTCTGGAACTAGAAATCAGCCAAGTGTAACTGACTATCGTCCGACTCCAAACGCAACTAGTCAAACGACCAACCTGAGTCAAGAAGAGAGTCTTCAGAGTCTATTGCAACAACTCTATGCTCTTCCACGTACTCAACGTTATGCTGAATCAGATGGCTTGATTTTTGACCCTGCTAAGATTTCAAGTAGAACGCCGAGTGGTGTGGCGATTCCTCACGGAAATCACTATCATTTCATCCCATATACAAAGCTTTCTGCATTGGAAGAAAAGATTGCACGTATGATTCCTTTATCTAGCGACAGTGGGCAGCCAACACCTTTGGAAAATCCAAGCAAACCAGCAGAGCATCCAGCTCAACAAGATCATCATGACCAAGACGGTGACTATGGAAGTCAGGACACCAACCATGAAGATCATGACCATGATGGAGAGGAACATGAACACCACCATGGTGAAGAACATGATCATGGTTTTGCAGCTGATCGTGTTATTAGTGAAGATGAGCAAGGTTTTGTAGTTTCACATGGAGATCACGCTCATTATTTCTTTAAGAAGGACTTGACTGCAGCCCAAATCAAAGCTGCCCAATCCCGCTTGAAAGAAAATCATCAGTCTCAGCACGTTCAACCACTTGCAAAGACTGTGGAAAGTTTCTCGAGAGATGCGAGCGATGAAGAAAAAATCAAGTATATCTCACAGACCTACGGAGTACCGCTCGAAGCAATTCGCATTTCAAATGGATTCTTTGTCTTTGGAAATCCGGATCAAGCTTATGATCCAACCCATATCCATCCCTATGCCGTTCGAAAAGAACATGTTCGTATTCCTCTCCAAACTGGGAATCCAGAACTGGATTTCCTAAATGAACTGTATACGACTGCCCTACGTGATGGGGTATCTCCTTATAGTTTACAGGTAGAAAGTGGTAGTTTTGTGATTCCTCACGGAGACCACAATCACTACATCAAGGTTCAAACTAAGGGCTATGAAGTAGCTTTGAAAAATAAGATTCCGGCCCTACAATCGACCTATCAACCTGGAGCATTTGATGAACAAACAGTTCTATCTAAGGTGGATCAACTTTTAGCAGATAGCAGAAGTCTCTACAAAGACCAGCCAATCATGCAGAGACGTGTTGAACTTGCTTTGGGGCAATTCACCGAAAATATGAAAAAACTGGCAACAAACTCAACTGGTGGATATCTAGCAGCCTTGGATCTCTTTGACAAGCAATACATCCATGTGGATCAAAGTGTGGCACCAGTTGAAACTTCACCTTTGGATAAGAAGTACCAAGCCCTAGTAGATAAGATTAATACTTTGGACACGGACACTTATGGCTTGCCTAAGAAAGATCTTTTGGTACATTTGCAGGAAGCAAAACTAGCACAGGATGAGACAGAGTTGGCTGCCATTGAAGCGAAACTGCAGGCCTTGCAAGATTTCCAAGATCGGACCGGGGTTACAACAGTAGAGTACATCAAGTACTTCTACGAACATGTGTCTGATGGTCGTTTGAGAGAAGAACTTCGGAACCGTGTTGCCAAGTTGACTTGGGAACTTTACCAGTCACAATCTTTCCTCAAAGCAACCGACTTGAACAAGCTATTCCCAACTATTTACCAAACTAAGCTAGAAGTAGAAGAAGCTCTCAAAGAAGAACCCGTATCTACAAAAGCTGGTAAAACCATTCTGGATACAGAAAAAGTGGATAGTCAAACCGCTAAGACAGCCATCTATGAATTCCTAAAAGAACTCTATGGTGATTTTATGCCAGAAGAGCGGGTTAGCCATGTTAAAAAGGAAGAAGTGAATGCTCTTCTAACAAAAGCTGCCCAACTCCTAGCGCGTGTCAAAGAAGATGGTGTCAAACAATCTCTAGCTGAAGAAGCAGCTAATATCAAAGCGGCTACTGAAAAGGAAAATGCAGACCTTGACGAAGCTAAAACACAACTTGAGGATCTTTTAAATCGTATTGCAGCGACTATCCAACGAGAGAAAAAAGAAGCAGAACAAGATCCACAAACGGTAATTATCTACCAAAAACTCTATAATGTCTTGCTCTCTCTTCACAAGTACTTAGAGGATAACAAAGGATCCGATGCAGACTTTGAACGTGTTGATGGCCTATTTGATCAACTTGCAGCCAAAAGCAGTGATAAAGAAGGTCTCCTCACTCTAGCTAAAGAAATCATTAGCTTGAACCAGGAACTCCGTTCAAAAGCAAGTGAAACTGATAGCCAATCTAAGTCTGAGAAAGACAGTGAAACAGTTGCTTCTCAACCAACAGAAAAGCAAGCGCAAAGTGAGTCTGAGCCAAGTACTCAACCAAATGAATAA
- the pepT gene encoding peptidase T, with protein sequence MTYPNLLERFLTYVKVNTRSDEHSTTTPSTQSQVDFATNILIPEMKRVGLQNVYYLPNGFAIGTLPANDPSLTRKIGFISHMDTADFNAEGVNPQVIENYDGGVIDLGDSGFKLDPADFKSLEKYPGQTLITTDGTTLLGADDKSGIAEIMTAIEYLTAHPEIKHCEIRVGFGPDEEIGVGANKFDAEDFDVDFAYTVDGGPLGELQYETFSAAGAELHFQGRNVHPGTAKGQMVNALQLAIDFHNQLPENDRPELTDGYQGFYHLMDVSGSVEEARASYIIRDFEKDAFEVRKAAMQAIADKMNQELGNNRVTLTLTDQYYNMKEVIEKDMTPVTIAKAVMEDLGITPIIEPIRGGTDGSKISFMGIPTPNIFAGGENMHGRFEYVSLQTMECAVDTIIGIVSYKD encoded by the coding sequence ATGACTTATCCCAACCTTTTAGAGCGTTTCTTGACCTACGTTAAGGTTAATACGCGTTCTGATGAACACTCGACTACTACTCCAAGTACGCAAAGCCAGGTAGATTTTGCGACCAATATTCTTATTCCTGAAATGAAACGTGTTGGTCTGCAAAATGTTTACTACCTCCCAAATGGTTTCGCCATTGGTACCTTACCAGCAAACGATCCTAGCCTGACACGCAAGATTGGCTTCATCTCCCACATGGATACAGCTGACTTTAATGCTGAGGGAGTTAATCCGCAAGTTATCGAAAACTATGATGGTGGAGTTATCGACTTAGGTGATTCTGGCTTTAAACTAGATCCAGCTGACTTCAAGAGTCTTGAGAAATATCCAGGCCAAACTCTCATCACAACAGATGGCACGACCTTGCTGGGTGCTGATGACAAGTCAGGGATTGCTGAAATTATGACTGCTATCGAATACCTGACTGCTCATCCCGAAATCAAGCATTGTGAGATTCGTGTTGGTTTTGGACCTGACGAAGAAATCGGTGTTGGTGCCAATAAGTTTGATGCAGAAGACTTTGATGTAGACTTTGCCTATACAGTCGATGGTGGACCACTAGGAGAACTGCAGTACGAGACTTTCTCAGCAGCTGGTGCTGAATTGCATTTTCAAGGTCGCAATGTTCACCCTGGTACTGCCAAAGGGCAGATGGTTAATGCCCTTCAGCTGGCGATTGATTTTCATAATCAACTTCCTGAGAATGACCGACCAGAACTGACAGATGGTTACCAAGGTTTCTATCATCTTATGGATGTGTCAGGTAGTGTCGAGGAGGCGCGTGCAAGCTATATCATTCGTGACTTTGAAAAGGATGCCTTTGAAGTGCGTAAAGCAGCTATGCAAGCCATTGCTGACAAGATGAATCAAGAGCTTGGGAATAATCGCGTGACCTTAACTCTGACAGACCAGTACTACAATATGAAGGAAGTCATTGAGAAAGACATGACGCCCGTTACCATTGCTAAAGCTGTTATGGAAGATTTAGGTATCACGCCAATTATCGAACCAATCCGCGGTGGAACAGATGGATCTAAGATTTCCTTTATGGGTATCCCAACTCCAAATATCTTTGCAGGTGGTGAAAACATGCATGGACGTTTTGAATACGTCAGCCTTCAGACTATGGAGTGTGCGGTGGATACCATCATTGGCATTGTATCTTATAAAGACTAA
- the hemH gene encoding ferrochelatase, producing MKKAILMMTFGSPEEITFESVADFFTNIRRGIRPKDHEIQTLYDNYVRIGGTPLQRITREEVNLVKERLGEEYGIYFANKFSRPFIPDVIKQMEADGVEECICLILEPHYSFYSVMGYEKFLESQQIQFLVIKDWYQQQSLLDFWTDEISKILRNDVREESFKVIFSAHSVPIFALDFGDPYIDQIFDNIKLIAEQLSLTADQYTNTWQSESDIGIPWIKPDVLEYLREQKQHPEHYIFVPISFISEHIEVLFDNDVECYELCRELGITYHRPPMPNTDSRLIDALVDTVRANEQKEFKEFLPEEETFDELAPSATTKDIMEETDDLQMPEFVKKLIEKKGRENVKMPYLIKKMLEKAGKLPKE from the coding sequence ATGAAAAAAGCAATTTTAATGATGACATTCGGGTCGCCAGAAGAGATTACCTTTGAGAGTGTGGCGGATTTTTTTACCAATATTCGTCGTGGAATCAGGCCCAAGGATCACGAGATTCAGACTCTTTATGACAATTATGTTCGTATAGGTGGTACGCCCCTGCAGAGGATTACACGTGAGGAGGTCAATTTAGTCAAGGAACGTTTAGGAGAAGAGTATGGCATCTACTTTGCCAACAAATTTTCTCGGCCCTTTATCCCTGATGTTATCAAGCAGATGGAGGCTGATGGTGTTGAAGAATGTATTTGCTTGATTTTAGAACCCCATTATTCCTTCTACTCGGTTATGGGGTATGAAAAGTTTCTGGAGAGCCAGCAAATACAATTTTTAGTCATTAAGGATTGGTATCAGCAACAGTCTTTGCTGGACTTCTGGACAGATGAGATTAGCAAAATTTTACGAAACGATGTGAGAGAAGAGTCCTTTAAGGTGATTTTCTCAGCCCATAGCGTCCCCATTTTTGCCTTGGACTTTGGAGATCCTTATATCGATCAGATTTTTGATAATATCAAGTTGATAGCAGAGCAACTCAGTCTAACAGCCGACCAGTATACCAATACTTGGCAGAGCGAGAGTGATATTGGAATCCCTTGGATCAAGCCAGATGTACTTGAGTATTTGAGAGAACAAAAGCAACATCCAGAGCATTATATTTTTGTACCAATTAGCTTTATCAGTGAACATATCGAAGTTCTTTTTGATAACGATGTAGAATGTTATGAATTATGTCGAGAATTAGGTATAACCTATCATCGACCACCTATGCCAAACACAGATTCTCGTTTAATTGATGCTTTAGTTGATACTGTAAGAGCCAATGAACAAAAAGAATTTAAGGAATTTCTCCCAGAAGAAGAAACCTTTGACGAATTAGCGCCTTCAGCAACCACCAAGGATATTATGGAGGAGACAGACGACCTTCAGATGCCAGAATTTGTCAAAAAGCTCATTGAGAAAAAAGGTCGTGAAAATGTGAAGATGCCTTACTTAATTAAGAAAATGCTCGAAAAAGCTGGGAAGTTACCAAAAGAGTAA
- the mscL gene encoding large conductance mechanosensitive channel protein MscL → MLKDLKEFLLRGNVVDLAVGVIIASAFGAIVTSLVNDIITPLILNPALKAANVERIAELSWNGVGYGSFLSAVINFLVIGTVLFFVIKAVEKAQNLTKKEEPAEDTPAAPTELEVLQEIKALLEKK, encoded by the coding sequence ATGTTAAAAGATCTTAAAGAATTTTTGCTTCGTGGCAATGTCGTTGACCTCGCTGTCGGTGTGATCATCGCCTCTGCTTTTGGTGCTATCGTTACTTCACTTGTAAATGACATCATCACTCCACTTATCTTGAACCCAGCTTTGAAAGCGGCGAACGTTGAACGCATCGCTGAACTTTCATGGAATGGCGTTGGATATGGCAGCTTCTTGAGTGCTGTTATCAACTTCTTAGTGATTGGTACTGTTCTTTTCTTCGTTATCAAAGCTGTTGAAAAAGCTCAAAACCTTACTAAGAAAGAAGAGCCAGCTGAGGATACACCTGCTGCTCCAACTGAACTTGAAGTCCTTCAAGAAATCAAAGCTCTTCTTGAGAAAAAATAA
- a CDS encoding GtrA family protein — translation MKKLIKAFFDNEILSYLFFGGATTLVSIVSRLVIYHISHQEILATALANIIGILFAFLTNDTIVFKQERRNWPTRLAKFFLARLSTLGLDVLLTYIFVTSYPDIIGQFVNDQLDQVNAIETLIAQVLIIILNYIFSKVYVFYK, via the coding sequence ATGAAAAAACTAATAAAAGCTTTCTTTGATAACGAAATACTCTCCTACCTATTTTTTGGTGGTGCTACTACTCTGGTTTCTATTGTATCACGTTTGGTTATTTACCATATCAGCCACCAGGAAATCCTCGCAACTGCCCTCGCTAATATTATCGGGATTCTCTTTGCCTTTCTCACAAATGATACAATTGTCTTTAAACAAGAGAGAAGAAATTGGCCGACTCGCCTGGCTAAGTTTTTCTTAGCTCGTCTCTCTACTCTTGGTCTTGACGTTCTTTTAACTTATATCTTTGTTACATCTTATCCCGATATTATCGGGCAATTTGTCAACGATCAACTAGATCAGGTTAATGCCATCGAAACGCTAATTGCGCAGGTTTTGATTATCATTCTTAACTATATTTTTAGTAAAGTATACGTTTTTTATAAATGA
- a CDS encoding QueT transporter family protein, protein MKKLTVRDMADIAIVAAIYVILTITPPINVLSFGAYQFRISEMLNFLAFYNPKYIIGVTIGCMIANLFSSFGLIDVFVGGGSTLVFLSLGVWLFAKYSKDYLFNGLIRKDHFFFSILFSISMITIAAELHIVAEAPFFFTWFSTGIGEFASLIVGAILINKLGQRIDLTK, encoded by the coding sequence ATGAAAAAATTAACTGTTCGCGACATGGCAGACATCGCTATTGTTGCTGCTATTTATGTGATTTTGACTATTACGCCACCAATCAATGTTCTTAGTTTTGGGGCGTATCAGTTCCGTATTTCAGAAATGTTGAATTTCTTGGCATTTTACAACCCCAAATACATCATCGGTGTGACAATTGGATGTATGATTGCTAATTTATTTAGTAGTTTTGGACTAATAGATGTCTTTGTTGGTGGAGGTTCTACCCTAGTTTTCCTTAGTCTAGGTGTATGGCTCTTTGCAAAATACAGCAAAGATTACCTCTTTAACGGATTGATTCGAAAAGACCATTTCTTCTTTTCAATCCTCTTCTCTATTTCAATGATTACTATTGCAGCTGAACTTCATATCGTTGCGGAAGCTCCGTTCTTCTTCACATGGTTCTCTACTGGAATTGGTGAGTTTGCATCACTTATCGTAGGTGCGATTCTGATCAATAAACTGGGACAGCGAATCGACCTTACAAAATAA